Part of the Peromyscus maniculatus bairdii isolate BWxNUB_F1_BW_parent chromosome 23, HU_Pman_BW_mat_3.1, whole genome shotgun sequence genome is shown below.
CAGCACCGTGTTTGAGACTAAGGGCATGGAGTTTGAGATGTTCAGATGGCCACCGCTCCTGTACCCGCCAGCACCACGGTGGGCCTCCTCTGCACCTCCCACTCACCATTCGAAAGCTCCTCTCTCAGGCTCCACAGTTCCCTGGACATTTCCGAATCTGTTTAGGAGAGGATAGGAAAGCTTTGAAGTCCCCAGGCCCCCTTTAGCCTTCCTGGAAACGGGGTTGAGAGCAGGGAGAAGAACCGGTGGAAATCCCGGAATCTCAGCTCCCAGGATCACTTACTTTTGACCAGGACCAAAGCGGAGAGGATGATGCATGACAAAAAGATGAAAGCGAGGAGGACATACAAGATCATGATGGTTCTGTGCAACCAAGGGGGGACCTGGGGTGTGTCCAGTGACGGCTTGGGCTGGGCTGGGACAGAAGCACAGGACACATGAGCTGCGgagcccagccccctcccccagccagacCATCAGTACTGTCTGTAACACCTGTCACCAGTATTGAGGACCACCCAGGACATCCCCCGTCGGTCAGCACCAATACTACCAATTTGTATTCCTTACATTTTGACCCTCACATCCCTCTCAACCAATTCTGTCACCCAAAGACAAAAGTGGAGCCAACAGCACTGCCAGAAGCGTTTTCAGAAACCCCACCTCCATCATCTCAGTGGCAACGCTACTCCCACCGGAGTACCAtcactgtagtgtgtgtgtgtgtgtgtgtgtgtgtgtgtgtgtgtgtgtgtgtgtgtgtgtgtgtgtaagagacagagagacagagacagagagagaagcataGGGTatcctcctctgtcactctccacctgtTTCTTTGAGGCCGAGACTGTCCTGTCTATTCAGTGAAGCCCCAGTGACCCTGTTATCTCCACCCCTCGGTGCCGGGGTGACAGGCGTGCACAGGACACCTGGTTTGCTCTGagggtgctggaatctgaacctGGTCCTTATCCTTGTGCAGCATTaattttaaccactgagttatccaCCTCCCCAGTTCCACAGTCGAGTTAGTCAGCTAAGGTTTCccgtatcccaggctagcctccacctctctatgtagcctagggATGACCTTTAACTTCTACTTtgacctcccaaatgctggcataaTAGGTGTGTGCCCACACCCAGTTTATacagagctgggaattgaacccaaggctttgtgcatacggggcaagctctctaccaactgagccaaaaCCACAGCTGCATCGCCATCTTTCATGCCACCAATACCACACTCCCCAGCACTCACCCTCTCCACATACTCCTtaagtttggggtgggggtgggcaagcAGGTGTCCACTCACCTTGTTTCCTGGGTGCTGATTCACTGAGTTTGAGCTGGTCCTTGTTTCTGAAGGGCAAGGTTATATTCTCATAGTTAGGATCGTGAGTACCTGTGTGTGATTTGGCGAGAGGAGATGTTGAGAGTCATCCAGATATTTGGGGAGTTGGTGGTTATAATAAAGCAGGCATGAAGGACCAAAGTCAGCTTTATAATTAAGCAGTGCAGGTGTTGTGAGCCCCTCGAAGGAAGCTCTTCTGTCCTGACCAGTCCCACCTCTAGCTTCTTCATTTCCTATTCCCACCCCAAGTGTCCTGACCTTCACTGTGGTCTGGCTTCCTCCGGTTCTTATCCTGGAAGGCTGATGCCTGCATTCTGCTTGGTTGATTCAAGTAGATTACCACAGTCTTGGACCCTGGACCTCCAAGTGTCCACACATCCCCACCTACCGGAAAGCATCAAGACAGATGGGGAAATCTGagggtggaggggaaggaaggaggcctCACCTCCTTTCAGGGATCCACACCACATCTCCTGCTCAGAGGCGTCTTCAGCGTCCACATCAAGTCTTTAGAGCAACAGAAGTTTCATGGATGGCCAAGAAGGGACCCTACATGTGGGGACAGAAGAAAGGTTTTTGAGGAAGCCAGGGGGTCTGGgtggaagacagacagatggaacaGACAGATAGAATGTGCCTGACTTCATCTCCCTGACTTCTGTGTATGGcggaggagggtgtgcagaggacaACCCCAGCTATTGATCCTCAGGCAATGGCACCTTGTTTTTAAGGCGGCATCTCTCACTAGCCGGGAGCTCACCAAGTAGTCAAGGCTGGCTGACCACAAGCCCTAAGGATCcctctttccacctccccagctgggattacagttgtgcccCACATGACCAGCTtttctgctgttttctgtctCCACAAAAAAAGCTATATCAACTAAGATTCGGACTTTTAGAACAATGGCTGAGTTTCCTCTCCCCACAACACCTTCCCTCTCAGCCCCACACCATAGTTCAGCCCCACCCCATCCAAGTTCTACTTTTCATATAAGTAACACATGTTAACTGATTGCGCCACGGGAGCCAAGGTCGCGCTCTCCGAGGCGCCACAGAGAGCAAAACGGATGTGAGGCAAGGAGGGAAAACCGCTTTGACCCCACACTTACATCCAATACTGAGGGCAGACCCATATCCTGAGAAATTGCCCTGATGGAATCTCCAGGGTATTCTCCCCCTCAACGTGGACACACCAGGAGAAAAAGGCACTCACTCCATCTATCCGCTCCGCTACCTGgctcacacacaggcatgcacatacatgcacatgcaaaccTCCAAATGCCTTCAGTCACAGCTCACCTGTGTATGCCACACGCTCATTTGCATTCTTTTGTAATATGATGTCCACATGCATATGCACGCACATTTGCATGGAGTGTCTATATTCTAAGTGATGTCTTaaattttttaagactttatttatttaaagaactgTTGGAAGAATCACCATCACTTACCTCAAATtgcactacagagctatagtaataaaaacagcattgtattggcacaaaagcagacatgttgatcaatagAATTTAATTGAAGGtccagacataaatctacatgtctatggacacctgattttccacaaagaaaccaaaaatacaAACTGAAACAAAGATAGCATCATCAACAAGTAGTGCTGGTCGAACGTGATGGTTGCATGAAGTGCGGTGACATTCTCTATccgtgctctaacaaataaagctggcctggggatcagaggacaaagccagccactatattaaacgtAGAGGtccggcagtggtagcacacgcccttaatcctagcatttgagaggcagagattcatcgaggcatggtggcacacgcctttaatcccagcactagttaaccatagagatctggaggtctgtacagatagacaggaagtgatagagctgggcaaaaagaggaagtgatgtggctgggtggagagaggaagtaagatggcagggcacagagaggtatataggcgtgaggatacaggaagtagctctcttgggctgaggatttcctagctgTAAgtacttgtggctggcttgttctattgctctgatctctcaacttcaccccaatatctggctccaggtttttttattaataatacctttatagattcatgttacaaagaagaatgcaaatagatctatatttatCACCTGGCATAAAACTCAACTATAAAACGATCAAGAACATCAACGTAAAGTCAGATCCACTGactctgagagaaaaagaaaatggggaatagccttgaactcatgggcacaggaaaagactttctgaacagaacacaggcactaagatcaacaattaataaatgggacctcatgaaactgaaaaacatctgtaaggcaaaggacaccatcattcggACAAAGCAgctgcctacagaatgggaaaagatttttaccaagtACACATCTAACAAAGGGCTAATAtccaatatatataaagaactttaaaaactggacagcaagaaaacaaatgacccaatttAAAATAGGATACAGAactaacagaattctcaaaagagggggctggagagatagctcagtggttaagagcgctggctgctcttccagaggacctgggttcaattcccagcaaccacatggcagctcatagctgtctgtaatcCAGCTCCAAGTGATTTGACACCCTCATATAGACATAAAATGCAGCAATAACACCAatgcctataaaataaaatatttttaaaaaaaaagaattctcaaaagagaaaactcaaatggctcaaaaacacttaaagaaatgttcaatacaCTTAgccttcagggaaatgcaaattaaaaatgcaaattaaaaatatcactttgatatttcatctcaCACCTATCAGAACaatcaagatcaataaaacaaatgacagctcatgctgggaaAGGGGAACGCTCATTCGTTGCTGGTGAGGCtgcaaacttgtataaccactatggaaattagtgtggcAGTTCCTTGGGCAACTGGTAATAAATGtacctcaagaaccagctataccacacttgggcatatacccaaaggactactagagcctagatgtccatcaacaaatgaatAATCAAAATCTAGTACCTTCACAcgatggaatattattcagccattaaaagaAGTGAAATCATGCCAGGTAggggtggtgcctttaatcccagcatgtgggaggcaaagacaggtgacctctgtgagtttgaggtcagcctgggctagagagcaaattccagaacagccatggctacacagagaaaaactgtctcaaaggaaaagaaaaaagtgaaatcatgaaatttgcaagtaaatggataaagctagaaacaaaaaaacccatcctgaatgagataacccagaccccaaaagacagaTATGGTATGTATTCTCTATGTgtagatgttagcttttaagccttcAGCATATATACTACAATCTGTAAAACCGCAGAAGTTAGGTAtagagactgggggaggggcaatcttcaaggaagaggaaatagaagatgTAGTTATGGGGAGACCAGAGTGGGAGGATTAAATGGGAAGGTGAAAGGAAGATCTAGATGGTGTCACAAAATAACAGGACGACAGTGCCCCAGCTAGACATCTTTCACCACCAAGTGAACCCTCCAGTGTCAGGAATGATTTACATCTACTTGAATTGTCAGACAGAGGGAcccccatgggaacccccaaacaaccccagctactgccaaggctattggttgctctccacaaactgatagtaaggccctgttgctgaagacgaCACCTACATGACTCACTGAACACGGAGAACTGGAGCTGGTGCCTGGCTAGAACTTTCACTCCTGCTGACTAGTGTTCACGGTACTGGAAGGCACTCTGCCTGGTACCACAGGAAAAGGGCAACCACGAGCCCAGCCACAAGCCCCGTGGCCCACAGCACTAGCCTTCCTGAAAGACATGCTGATGTAATGGTGGCACAACATGGCAGGAGCAACCAACCtctatctgattggatttgaggcccactccatgaggtgGTACCCTCTCCTGACAGTGCCAGGAACCTGAGACTGGACGGGCCATGGGCCTGTGGGAAAGCTGAATACTATTGTTATGCTAAAGGAATACAACAATAAAATGTCTCCAAACAACATTCTGCAATACCCAGAGaccagtgtcttgctcagccgtcatcagagaagcctcttcttgtagtagatgggAGCTGACAAAGAGACCCCaaactggacagtgtgcagagagagattttggaacactcagtcctaaatggactGTGTTCACCAAAACCTTTCCCTTCAGGACTCAGGGAGCCATGCAGAAGAGGAGAGGGCGACATCAAGGAAACAGGGCCTTCCAGACCAAGCAGGACTCAGACAGAGTCCCAGCACAGAGGGGGGAAGCGGACATGGCTCCCACCCCTAACCGAGAAGCCATCTCCGCTTGATAATTGCAAAGGAAATTTTGATTTTCTCAAATGCAGTCTCGCTGGTTTAACGAACCATACTTAGGGGCAGGACCCGTGCACAGAAacaactcaatggtgtttttgtagactttttgtttcataatttttttcattttactggcCTTTTGCTTGTACATTAtactttccaattttgtgtttttatggacttgggttttttatttatttattttttgttttgggtttggtttgcttttggcatgtttcttgtggtttttctttattattatcattatcattattattattattattattattggtttattctgagaggtttttttggttttttgtttggttttggtttcttaagatatggtttctttttttttttttttggtttttcgagacagggtttctcttgtgtagctttgtgtctttcctggatggtagcccaggctggcctcgaactcatagagatccgcctgcctctgcctcccgagtgctgggattaaaggcgtgcgccaccaccgcccggcatggtttctctttttgagagagagagagggggagagaaggtaTGGAgctggatggggtggggaggtggagaggagataGAAAGGGGAAGCCCTGatagaatatattgcatgaaacaACTTTCAAAATCAAAGAcactatataatattttattcattcattcactgtgacagggtcttactatctAGCACTGGCTAGCATGGAACTCACCagatagaccaggatggcctgaaaCTAACAGTCCTGTCTCtactttccaagtactgggattaaaggtatgaggccaccacacccagcctgatttgtcttatttttaattctgtgtacttatgtgtgggtgtgtgcacatgagtgcaggtgcctgcaaagACCAGAAGGCCTCAGacacccctggagctggagtaacaggtttttgtgctgggaattgaactcacatcctctgaaaaagcaaggcatgctcttaaccattgatccacctttctccagcccccattttttttataatttgtttttattttatgtgcattggtattttgtctgcatgtgtgtctgtgtgagggtgtcagaagccctgaactggagttatagacagctgtgagctgccatatgctggggattaaacctgggtcctcgggaaaagcagccagtgctattaaccactgagccatctctccagcatccagTTCccgattttttttacattttatttatttatgtatttaattattttgttttgtttttgagacagggtttctctgtgtagccctggttgtcctggaattggctctgtagaccaggctggtcataaactcagaaatccacctgcctctacctcccagattaaagttgtgtgccaccaccacctggctctcctaaatttcttatgtGTGTAGGCTTGTTGTTActgttattcttttttcttaattctgttttttttttttctcaaaataggctctcactatgtagctctgactgtccaggaactcactacatagactaggctggactcaaactcacagagatccgcctgcctccgcctctggggtgctgggattaaagacctgtgccactacacttggcttatctttgttatttttaattacggGTAGGGATGTGTGTTTCTAAATGTGGATATTTGCACATGAATACAGGTGCATGCACAGATCAGAGTTGtcaatctcctggagctggagttacagatggtcgtgggccatctc
Proteins encoded:
- the Mcemp1 gene encoding mast cell-expressed membrane protein 1; translated protein: MQASAFQDKNRRKPDHSEGTHDPNYENITLPFRNKDQLKLSESAPRKQAQPKPSLDTPQVPPWLHRTIMILYVLLAFIFLSCIILSALVLVKNSEMSRELWSLREELSNVSNTVLNCQDQQRNHWKAAQQGIQEAKTNIGVVLSRVQTGNDRLKTVPADITEIKKTLESLEKKTPAQPSK